In Citrus sinensis cultivar Valencia sweet orange chromosome 2, DVS_A1.0, whole genome shotgun sequence, a single genomic region encodes these proteins:
- the LOC102623423 gene encoding putative 1-phosphatidylinositol-3-phosphate 5-kinase FAB1C isoform X1, producing the protein MGIPDSSLLDLIEKVRSWISWGASDLSCVPGEFEMPENSCKMCCECEAKFSQSCNGYCCQGCGRWLCGKCNHSNVESKENFKACKFCNGIIVRQGCGRKYSEKVHPSVSPQEGPEPPSPSFSTEKTDCSQRSELVQSDRLAHYLESRYSPDALTSQSQSMTSFSAHPPPVSVRRSPSRSDEEEAEDSGKHFLSPSSEYYHDMSDIDSSSISARHEFYAFKSVESSPSDSLCRNNFTSYRAGHDVQRGQGGSPLSQNDCPFDRGSMAVLKGPVMGTEDTENTDDFSDDQSVVQKQDDQSQKPLDFENNGLIWYPPPPDDENDEAESNFFSYDDEDDDVGDSSAMFSSSSSLSSMFPAREKQNEGNKEPLRAVVQGHFRALVSELLRAEGIKLGKEDGEEDWLGIITTIAWQAANFVKPDTSRGGSMDPGDYVKVKCIAKGSPNESTFIKGVVCTKNIKHKRMTSQYRNPRLLILGGALEYQRVPNQLASFNTLLQQENDHLKMVISKIEALRPNVLLVEKSVSSYAQDLLLAKEISLVLNVKRPLLERIARCTGALITPSIDNISTTRLGHCELFKLEKVSEEHETSNQFNKKPSKTLMYFEGCPRRLGCMVLLRGKCREELKKVKHVVQYAVFAAYHLSLETSFLADEGATLPKMRLKHSISKPERMMADNAISAIPSSKVAANYQEVADDSTRDDRSVSLRLEHGGLESLSEQLNHSSVSSVPLFLDRRYGDGPTDACNDNLEHDVGLDFRSFNECKDLKVPIVNSFDALQQELQEIMGQEERQLAESHELMKFEGVNEDEVSGEYFSAADTNQSILVSFSSRCVLKGTVCERSRLLRIKFYGSFDKPLGRYLHGDLFNQTSCCRSCNESAEAHVLCYTHQQGNLTISVKCLSSVRLPGERDGKIWMWHRCLRCAHADGVPPATRRVVMSDAAWGLSFGKFLELSFSNHATANRIASCGHSLQRDCLRYYGFGSMIAIFRYSPIDILSVHLPPSVLEFNGLLQQEWIRKEAEELKVKMETFYAEISNVLEVMEQRSNSIGCEMSDSTDLKSHILELKVQLESERNDYIGLLQPVVMETSEPCQTAVDILELNRLRRALLIGSHAWDRQLYSLNSLLKKGSIAKAKQGNASYAQLKELRTDLFCKDSKLDHDNEENVSGSLDSLESPANDLHLQQKEELNLPTLEPFGSENSKLTSFLHNREEDVHSDGEITSTLSEKIDSAWTGTDQVVPLASQTDRPQAGFVGQISKIDNSPFKRLASPVRVHSFDSALRFQERIARGLPHSLLHLSSIRSFHASGDYRSMVRDPVSNVMRTYSQILPLEAQKLNLILSSTPSFISSASRMVEGARLLLPQRGDNDVVIAVFDDDPTSIISYALSSKEYEDWVADRLYDNDGSWSAGEIHKEGSAVSTFSAWQSFGSLDLDYIHYGSYGSEDASSSVGTLFTDPKKSPHLTISFGDESSSAGGKVKFSVTSYFAKQFDSLRKKCCPSGVDFVRSLSRSRKWSAQGGKSNVFFAKSLDERFIIKQVKKTELESFEEFAPEYFKYLTDSLNSRSPTCLAKILGIYQVSVKHLKGGKETKIDLMVMENLFFRRSISRVYDLKGSARSRYNTDTTGTNKVLLDMNLLENLRTEPLFLGSKAKRSLERAIWNDTSFLASVDVMDYSLLVGVDEERKELVLGIIDFMRQYTWDKHLETWVKASGILGGPKNASPTIISPKQYKKRFRKAMTSYFLTVPDQWSS; encoded by the exons atggGAATACCTGATAGTTCACTATTAGATCTGATAGAAAAGGTTAGGTCTTGGATTTCTTGGGGAGCAAGTGATTTATCGTGTGTGCCTGGGGAATTTGAGATGCCTGAGAACAGTTGCAAAATGTGTTGTGAGTGTGAGGCAAAGTTCAGTCAATCTTGTAATGGTTACTGTTGCCAAGGTTGTGGCCGTTGGTTGTGTGGGAAGTGCAATCACAGCAATGTGGAGTCTAAGGAGAATTTCAAGGCTTGCAAGTTTTGTAATGGGATTATTGTGAGGCAAGGATGCGGGAGGAAGTATAGTGAGAAAGTGCACCCTTCTGTTTCTCCCCAAGAAGGCCCTGAGCCACCATCTCCGAGTTTTAGTACTGAGAAAACTGACTGTTCTCAGAGAAGTGAATTGGTTCAGAGTGATCGTCTTGCTCACTATCTTGAATCTCGATACTCTCCCGATGCCCTGACCAGCCAGAGCCAGAGTATGACATCATTCAGTGCTCACCCGCCTCCAGTATCTGTTCGTCGCTCTCCCAGCAG GAGTGATGAAGAAGAGGCAGAGGATTCTGGGAAGCACTTCTTAAGTCCATCCAGTGAGTATTATCATGATATGTCAGATATAGATTCAAGTAGTATTAGTGCTAGACATGAGTTTTACGCTTTTAAGTCAGTGGAATCAAGTCCCTCTGACAGCCTCTGTAGGAATAATTTTACTTCTTATAGAGCTGGACATGATGTACAGCGTGGGCAAGGGGGTAGCCCATTGTCTCAGAATGACTGTCCCTTCGATCGCGGAAGCATGGCTGTTTTAAAAGGGCCTGTGATGGGGACTGAGGATACAGAGAATACTGATGATTTCTCTGATGACCAATCAGTTGTTCAGAAACAAGATGATCAGTCACAAAAGccattagattttgaaaataatggtCTGATCTGGTATCCTCCACCACctgatgatgaaaatgatgaggCGGAAAGTAACTTTTTCTCATATGATGacgaagatgatgatgttggGGACTCAAGTGCCATGTTCTCTTCCAGTAGTAGTCTCTCGAGTATGTTTCCAGCAAGGGAGAAGCAGAATGAGGGTAATAAGGAGCCTCTTAGAGCTGTGGTACAGGGGCATTTTAGGGCACTTGTCTCAGAGCTGTTACGAGCTGAGGGTATCAAACTGGGGAAAGAGGACGGTGAGGAGGATTGGCTTGGCATAATTACAACTATAGCATGGCAGGCTGCAAATTTTGTGAAACCAGATACTAGCAGAGGAGGCAGTATGGATCCCGGTGATTATGTAAAGGTTAAATGTATAGCAAAAGGAAGTCCAAACGAGAG CACGTTCATTAAGGGAGTAGtttgtacaaaaaatataaagcacAAGCGCATGACGTCACAGTACAGAAATCCTAGATTACTTATTTTAGGAGGAGCGCTCGAATATCAGAGAGTTCCAAATCAGTTGGCATCTTTTAATACATTACTGCAGCAG GAGAATGATCATCTCAAGATGGTAATTTCAAAGATAGAGGCCCTTCGCCCAAATGTTCTGCTGGTGGAAAAAAGTGTTTCATCATATGCCCAGGATTTACTTCTAGCAAAGGAGATTTCATTAGTGCTCAATGTGAAAAGGCCATTACTGGAGCGGATAGCCCGTTGCACGGGTGCTCTTATTACTCCATCGATTGATAATATTTCAACAACACGACTGGGACACTGTGAACTGTTCAAGTTAGAAAAAGTTTCTGAAGAACATGAGACATCTAACCAGTTTAACAAGAAGCCATCAAAAACATTGATGTATTTTGAAGGGTGTCCAAGGCGTTTAGGTTGCATG GTCCTTCTGAGGGGTAAATGTCgggaagaattgaagaaagtTAAACATGTTGTTCAATATGCTGTATTTGCAGCCTATCACTTATCTCTTGAGACCTCTTTCCTTGCTGATGAGGGTGCTACTCTGCCTAAAATGAGGTTAAAGCATTCAATTTCTAAACCAGAGAGGATGATGGCTGATAATGCCATTTCTGCTATCCCCAGTTCCAAGGTTGCCGCCAATTACCAAGAGGTAGCTGATGACTCTACCCGAGATGATAGATCTGTGAGTCTCAGACTGGAGCACGGAGGATTGGAATCATTGTCTGAGCAACTTAATCATAGTTCTGTCTCTTCTGTTCCTCTTTTCTTGGATCGTAGGTATGGAGATGGACCCACTGATGCCTGCAACGATAATTTAGAACATGATGTGGGTTTGGATTTTCGTTCTTTTAACGAATGTAAGGACTTAAAGGTGCCAATTGTCAATTCTTTTGATGCTTTGCAACAAGAATTGCAAGAAATCATGGGTCAAGAGGAGAGGCAACTTGCGGAGAGTCATGAGTTGATGAAATTTGAAGGGGTTAACGAAGATGAAGTATCTGGTGAATACTTTTCAGCTGCTGACACTAACCAGAGCATATTGGTGTCATTTTCAAGCCGTTGTGTGCTCAAAGGAACTGTATGCGAACGTTCTCGGCTCCTGCGCATAAAGTTCTATGGTTCATTTGATAAGCCACTTGGAAGGTACCTGCATGGCGACCTGTTTAATCAG ACATCTTGTTGTCGATCTTGTAATGAGTCAGCTGAAGCTCATGTCCTGTGTTATACCCATCAGCAGGGGAATCTGACAATCAGCGTTAAATGTCTTTCCTCTGTAAGGCTACCTGGGGAACGAGATGGCAAGATATGGATGTGGCACCGATGCCTAAGGTGTGCTCATGCAGATGGAGTCCCTCCAGCAACCCGTAGAGTGGTCATGTCAGATGCTGCCTGGGGACTTTCTTTTGGAAAGTTCTTGGAACTTAGCTTTTCAAACCATGCAACTGCCAACCGCATTGCTAGCTGTGGTCATTCCTTGCAGAGGGACTGCCTACGTTACTATGG GTTTGGGAGCATGATTGCAATCTTTCGCTACTCCCCTATAGATATTCTCTCTGTCCATTTACCCCCATCAGTACTCGAATTCAATGGCCTTCTGCAACAGGAGTGGATAAGAAAAGAGGCAGAAGAA CTTAAGGTTAAGATGGAAACCTTTTATGCGGAGATATCTAATGTACTTGAAGTCATGGAACAGAGAAGTAATTCCATTGGATGTGAAATGTCAGATTCAACTGATTTGAAGAGCCATATCTTGGAACTGAAAGTTCAGCTAGAAAGCGAGAGGAATGATTACATA GGTTTGCTTCAACCGGTAGTCATGGAAACTTCAGAACCGTGTCAGACAGCTGTGGACATTCTAGAGCTTAACCGTTTGAGGCGTGCCCTTCTCATTGGTTCACATGCCTGGGATCGCCAGCTTTATTCATTGAACTCTCTTCTGAAAAAGGGTTCTATTGCCAAAGCAAAACAGGGAAATGCATCTTATGCCCAACTGAAAGAGTTGAGAACTGATTTGTTTTGTAAGGACAGTAAGCTTGACCATGATAATGAGGAAAATGTGTCTGGATCCTTAGATTCACTGGAGTCTCCTGCAAATGATTTACACTTGCAGCAGAAAGAGGAGCTTAATTTACCTACCTTGGAACCTTTTGGTTCGGAGAACTCCAAGTTAACCTCATTCCTTCATAACAGAGAGGAGGATGTGCATTCTGATGGGGAAATTACATCAACTCTGTCTGAGAAAATAGATTCTGCATGGACAGGTACTGATCAAGTAGTTCCACTTGCGTCTCAAACAGATCGCCCTCAAGCAGGTTTTGTTGGGCAGATAAGTAAAATCGATAATTCTCCATTTAAAAGGCTGGCTTCACCGGTGAGAGTTCATTCTTTTGATTCCGCATTAAGATTCCAGGAAAGAATTGCGAGGGGGTTGCCCCACTCTTTGTTGCATTTGTCATCGATTAGATCGTTTCATGCTTCTGGAGATTACAGGAGTATGGTAAGAGATCCTGTTTCCAATGTTATGAGGACTTACTCCCAAATATTGCCATTGGAGGCACAGAagctaaatttgattttaagcTCCACACCCTCATTTATTTCCTCTGCTTCTCGTATGGTTGAAGGGGCTCGGTTGTTACTCCCTCAAAGGGGTGATAATGATGTAGTTATAGCCGTTTTTGATGATGATCCTACCAGCATAATATCTTATGCTCTTAGTTCTAAGGAGTATGAGGACTGGGTTGCTGATAGGTTGTACGATAATGATGGAAGCTGGAGTGCCGGTGAAATTCACAAAGAAGGGTCTGCAGTTTCCACCTTTTCAGCCTGGCAGTCATTTGGCTCTCTGGACTTGGATTATATCCACTATGGTAGTTATGGGTCTGAAGATGCTTCATCATCTGTGGGTACCTTGTTTACAGACCCCAAAAAGTCACCGCATCTAACAATTTCTTTTGGCGATGAGTCTTCAAGTGCTGGTGGCAAAGTGAAGTTTTCAGTCACCTCTTATTTTGCGAAGCAGTTTGACTCCCTTAGAAAGAAATGCTGCCCTAGCGGAGTAGATTTTGTGCGTTCCTTGAGCCGCAGTCGGAAGTGGAGTGCACAAGGAGGGAAAAGCAATGTCTTTTTTGCCAAGTCATTGGATGAgagatttattataaaacaagttaaaaagaCTGAGTTGGAGTCCTTTGAGGAATTTGCACCAGAATACTTCAAATATTTGACCGATTCCCTTAATTCCCGCAGTCCAACTTGCCTTGCTAAAATTCTTGGTATTTATCAG GTCTCTGTAAAACACTTGAAAGGTGGCaaggaaacaaaaatagaCTTAATGGTAATGGAGAACCTCTTTTTCAGGAGAAGCATCTCAAGGGTCTATGATCTTAAGGGCTCCGCAAGGTCCCGGTACAATACAGATACCACAGGAACGAACAAGGTACTGCTTGATATGAatcttttagaaaatttacGTACAGAACCCTTATTTCTTGGAAGCAAGGCAAAGAGAAGCCTAGAGAGAGCTATTTGGAATGACACATCGTTTTTGGCG TCTGTTGATGTGATGGACTACTCACTGCTTGTTGGAGTGGATGAGGAGCGGAAGGAGCTGGTATTAGGGATCATTGATTTCATGAGACAATACACATGGGACAAGCATTTGGAGACATGGGTGAAGGCAAGTGGTATCCTTGGTGGTCCGAAGAATGCTTCCCCAACAATCATTTCCCCCAAACAATACAAGAAAAGATTCCGGAAAGCAATGACTAGCTATTTTCTTACAGTACCAGATCAATGGTCTTCATGA
- the LOC102623423 gene encoding putative 1-phosphatidylinositol-3-phosphate 5-kinase FAB1C isoform X2, with translation MAVLKGPVMGTEDTENTDDFSDDQSVVQKQDDQSQKPLDFENNGLIWYPPPPDDENDEAESNFFSYDDEDDDVGDSSAMFSSSSSLSSMFPAREKQNEGNKEPLRAVVQGHFRALVSELLRAEGIKLGKEDGEEDWLGIITTIAWQAANFVKPDTSRGGSMDPGDYVKVKCIAKGSPNESTFIKGVVCTKNIKHKRMTSQYRNPRLLILGGALEYQRVPNQLASFNTLLQQENDHLKMVISKIEALRPNVLLVEKSVSSYAQDLLLAKEISLVLNVKRPLLERIARCTGALITPSIDNISTTRLGHCELFKLEKVSEEHETSNQFNKKPSKTLMYFEGCPRRLGCMVLLRGKCREELKKVKHVVQYAVFAAYHLSLETSFLADEGATLPKMRLKHSISKPERMMADNAISAIPSSKVAANYQEVADDSTRDDRSVSLRLEHGGLESLSEQLNHSSVSSVPLFLDRRYGDGPTDACNDNLEHDVGLDFRSFNECKDLKVPIVNSFDALQQELQEIMGQEERQLAESHELMKFEGVNEDEVSGEYFSAADTNQSILVSFSSRCVLKGTVCERSRLLRIKFYGSFDKPLGRYLHGDLFNQTSCCRSCNESAEAHVLCYTHQQGNLTISVKCLSSVRLPGERDGKIWMWHRCLRCAHADGVPPATRRVVMSDAAWGLSFGKFLELSFSNHATANRIASCGHSLQRDCLRYYGFGSMIAIFRYSPIDILSVHLPPSVLEFNGLLQQEWIRKEAEELKVKMETFYAEISNVLEVMEQRSNSIGCEMSDSTDLKSHILELKVQLESERNDYIGLLQPVVMETSEPCQTAVDILELNRLRRALLIGSHAWDRQLYSLNSLLKKGSIAKAKQGNASYAQLKELRTDLFCKDSKLDHDNEENVSGSLDSLESPANDLHLQQKEELNLPTLEPFGSENSKLTSFLHNREEDVHSDGEITSTLSEKIDSAWTGTDQVVPLASQTDRPQAGFVGQISKIDNSPFKRLASPVRVHSFDSALRFQERIARGLPHSLLHLSSIRSFHASGDYRSMVRDPVSNVMRTYSQILPLEAQKLNLILSSTPSFISSASRMVEGARLLLPQRGDNDVVIAVFDDDPTSIISYALSSKEYEDWVADRLYDNDGSWSAGEIHKEGSAVSTFSAWQSFGSLDLDYIHYGSYGSEDASSSVGTLFTDPKKSPHLTISFGDESSSAGGKVKFSVTSYFAKQFDSLRKKCCPSGVDFVRSLSRSRKWSAQGGKSNVFFAKSLDERFIIKQVKKTELESFEEFAPEYFKYLTDSLNSRSPTCLAKILGIYQVSVKHLKGGKETKIDLMVMENLFFRRSISRVYDLKGSARSRYNTDTTGTNKVLLDMNLLENLRTEPLFLGSKAKRSLERAIWNDTSFLASVDVMDYSLLVGVDEERKELVLGIIDFMRQYTWDKHLETWVKASGILGGPKNASPTIISPKQYKKRFRKAMTSYFLTVPDQWSS, from the exons ATGGCTGTTTTAAAAGGGCCTGTGATGGGGACTGAGGATACAGAGAATACTGATGATTTCTCTGATGACCAATCAGTTGTTCAGAAACAAGATGATCAGTCACAAAAGccattagattttgaaaataatggtCTGATCTGGTATCCTCCACCACctgatgatgaaaatgatgaggCGGAAAGTAACTTTTTCTCATATGATGacgaagatgatgatgttggGGACTCAAGTGCCATGTTCTCTTCCAGTAGTAGTCTCTCGAGTATGTTTCCAGCAAGGGAGAAGCAGAATGAGGGTAATAAGGAGCCTCTTAGAGCTGTGGTACAGGGGCATTTTAGGGCACTTGTCTCAGAGCTGTTACGAGCTGAGGGTATCAAACTGGGGAAAGAGGACGGTGAGGAGGATTGGCTTGGCATAATTACAACTATAGCATGGCAGGCTGCAAATTTTGTGAAACCAGATACTAGCAGAGGAGGCAGTATGGATCCCGGTGATTATGTAAAGGTTAAATGTATAGCAAAAGGAAGTCCAAACGAGAG CACGTTCATTAAGGGAGTAGtttgtacaaaaaatataaagcacAAGCGCATGACGTCACAGTACAGAAATCCTAGATTACTTATTTTAGGAGGAGCGCTCGAATATCAGAGAGTTCCAAATCAGTTGGCATCTTTTAATACATTACTGCAGCAG GAGAATGATCATCTCAAGATGGTAATTTCAAAGATAGAGGCCCTTCGCCCAAATGTTCTGCTGGTGGAAAAAAGTGTTTCATCATATGCCCAGGATTTACTTCTAGCAAAGGAGATTTCATTAGTGCTCAATGTGAAAAGGCCATTACTGGAGCGGATAGCCCGTTGCACGGGTGCTCTTATTACTCCATCGATTGATAATATTTCAACAACACGACTGGGACACTGTGAACTGTTCAAGTTAGAAAAAGTTTCTGAAGAACATGAGACATCTAACCAGTTTAACAAGAAGCCATCAAAAACATTGATGTATTTTGAAGGGTGTCCAAGGCGTTTAGGTTGCATG GTCCTTCTGAGGGGTAAATGTCgggaagaattgaagaaagtTAAACATGTTGTTCAATATGCTGTATTTGCAGCCTATCACTTATCTCTTGAGACCTCTTTCCTTGCTGATGAGGGTGCTACTCTGCCTAAAATGAGGTTAAAGCATTCAATTTCTAAACCAGAGAGGATGATGGCTGATAATGCCATTTCTGCTATCCCCAGTTCCAAGGTTGCCGCCAATTACCAAGAGGTAGCTGATGACTCTACCCGAGATGATAGATCTGTGAGTCTCAGACTGGAGCACGGAGGATTGGAATCATTGTCTGAGCAACTTAATCATAGTTCTGTCTCTTCTGTTCCTCTTTTCTTGGATCGTAGGTATGGAGATGGACCCACTGATGCCTGCAACGATAATTTAGAACATGATGTGGGTTTGGATTTTCGTTCTTTTAACGAATGTAAGGACTTAAAGGTGCCAATTGTCAATTCTTTTGATGCTTTGCAACAAGAATTGCAAGAAATCATGGGTCAAGAGGAGAGGCAACTTGCGGAGAGTCATGAGTTGATGAAATTTGAAGGGGTTAACGAAGATGAAGTATCTGGTGAATACTTTTCAGCTGCTGACACTAACCAGAGCATATTGGTGTCATTTTCAAGCCGTTGTGTGCTCAAAGGAACTGTATGCGAACGTTCTCGGCTCCTGCGCATAAAGTTCTATGGTTCATTTGATAAGCCACTTGGAAGGTACCTGCATGGCGACCTGTTTAATCAG ACATCTTGTTGTCGATCTTGTAATGAGTCAGCTGAAGCTCATGTCCTGTGTTATACCCATCAGCAGGGGAATCTGACAATCAGCGTTAAATGTCTTTCCTCTGTAAGGCTACCTGGGGAACGAGATGGCAAGATATGGATGTGGCACCGATGCCTAAGGTGTGCTCATGCAGATGGAGTCCCTCCAGCAACCCGTAGAGTGGTCATGTCAGATGCTGCCTGGGGACTTTCTTTTGGAAAGTTCTTGGAACTTAGCTTTTCAAACCATGCAACTGCCAACCGCATTGCTAGCTGTGGTCATTCCTTGCAGAGGGACTGCCTACGTTACTATGG GTTTGGGAGCATGATTGCAATCTTTCGCTACTCCCCTATAGATATTCTCTCTGTCCATTTACCCCCATCAGTACTCGAATTCAATGGCCTTCTGCAACAGGAGTGGATAAGAAAAGAGGCAGAAGAA CTTAAGGTTAAGATGGAAACCTTTTATGCGGAGATATCTAATGTACTTGAAGTCATGGAACAGAGAAGTAATTCCATTGGATGTGAAATGTCAGATTCAACTGATTTGAAGAGCCATATCTTGGAACTGAAAGTTCAGCTAGAAAGCGAGAGGAATGATTACATA GGTTTGCTTCAACCGGTAGTCATGGAAACTTCAGAACCGTGTCAGACAGCTGTGGACATTCTAGAGCTTAACCGTTTGAGGCGTGCCCTTCTCATTGGTTCACATGCCTGGGATCGCCAGCTTTATTCATTGAACTCTCTTCTGAAAAAGGGTTCTATTGCCAAAGCAAAACAGGGAAATGCATCTTATGCCCAACTGAAAGAGTTGAGAACTGATTTGTTTTGTAAGGACAGTAAGCTTGACCATGATAATGAGGAAAATGTGTCTGGATCCTTAGATTCACTGGAGTCTCCTGCAAATGATTTACACTTGCAGCAGAAAGAGGAGCTTAATTTACCTACCTTGGAACCTTTTGGTTCGGAGAACTCCAAGTTAACCTCATTCCTTCATAACAGAGAGGAGGATGTGCATTCTGATGGGGAAATTACATCAACTCTGTCTGAGAAAATAGATTCTGCATGGACAGGTACTGATCAAGTAGTTCCACTTGCGTCTCAAACAGATCGCCCTCAAGCAGGTTTTGTTGGGCAGATAAGTAAAATCGATAATTCTCCATTTAAAAGGCTGGCTTCACCGGTGAGAGTTCATTCTTTTGATTCCGCATTAAGATTCCAGGAAAGAATTGCGAGGGGGTTGCCCCACTCTTTGTTGCATTTGTCATCGATTAGATCGTTTCATGCTTCTGGAGATTACAGGAGTATGGTAAGAGATCCTGTTTCCAATGTTATGAGGACTTACTCCCAAATATTGCCATTGGAGGCACAGAagctaaatttgattttaagcTCCACACCCTCATTTATTTCCTCTGCTTCTCGTATGGTTGAAGGGGCTCGGTTGTTACTCCCTCAAAGGGGTGATAATGATGTAGTTATAGCCGTTTTTGATGATGATCCTACCAGCATAATATCTTATGCTCTTAGTTCTAAGGAGTATGAGGACTGGGTTGCTGATAGGTTGTACGATAATGATGGAAGCTGGAGTGCCGGTGAAATTCACAAAGAAGGGTCTGCAGTTTCCACCTTTTCAGCCTGGCAGTCATTTGGCTCTCTGGACTTGGATTATATCCACTATGGTAGTTATGGGTCTGAAGATGCTTCATCATCTGTGGGTACCTTGTTTACAGACCCCAAAAAGTCACCGCATCTAACAATTTCTTTTGGCGATGAGTCTTCAAGTGCTGGTGGCAAAGTGAAGTTTTCAGTCACCTCTTATTTTGCGAAGCAGTTTGACTCCCTTAGAAAGAAATGCTGCCCTAGCGGAGTAGATTTTGTGCGTTCCTTGAGCCGCAGTCGGAAGTGGAGTGCACAAGGAGGGAAAAGCAATGTCTTTTTTGCCAAGTCATTGGATGAgagatttattataaaacaagttaaaaagaCTGAGTTGGAGTCCTTTGAGGAATTTGCACCAGAATACTTCAAATATTTGACCGATTCCCTTAATTCCCGCAGTCCAACTTGCCTTGCTAAAATTCTTGGTATTTATCAG GTCTCTGTAAAACACTTGAAAGGTGGCaaggaaacaaaaatagaCTTAATGGTAATGGAGAACCTCTTTTTCAGGAGAAGCATCTCAAGGGTCTATGATCTTAAGGGCTCCGCAAGGTCCCGGTACAATACAGATACCACAGGAACGAACAAGGTACTGCTTGATATGAatcttttagaaaatttacGTACAGAACCCTTATTTCTTGGAAGCAAGGCAAAGAGAAGCCTAGAGAGAGCTATTTGGAATGACACATCGTTTTTGGCG TCTGTTGATGTGATGGACTACTCACTGCTTGTTGGAGTGGATGAGGAGCGGAAGGAGCTGGTATTAGGGATCATTGATTTCATGAGACAATACACATGGGACAAGCATTTGGAGACATGGGTGAAGGCAAGTGGTATCCTTGGTGGTCCGAAGAATGCTTCCCCAACAATCATTTCCCCCAAACAATACAAGAAAAGATTCCGGAAAGCAATGACTAGCTATTTTCTTACAGTACCAGATCAATGGTCTTCATGA
- the LOC102624974 gene encoding uncharacterized protein At1g66480-like produces the protein MGNSMGLGGKNRKTTKVMKITGETFKIKTPVKAGEVVKDYPGHVLLESESVKHYGVRAKPLGAEQNLEAKRLYFLVELPDVARKEIVPRRVRSGINMSAKDRLESLKLSRRSVSDLSILKPVSSSSSSLPEDGAMRLKLKLPKAEVEKLMRESNNDAEIAEKIRELCMAKQIHWNNNNNNNNGGGNQGFKAREKRVSFMPISEGGNQITVAS, from the exons ATGGGTAACAGCATGGGGCTGGGCGGCAAAAACAGAAAGACCACAAAGGTTATGAAGATAACGGGGGAGACATTCAAGATAAAGACGCCGGTGAAAGCTGGGGAAGTAGTGAAAGATTATCCAGGGCACGTGTTGCTAGAATCAGAATCAGTGAAGCACTATGGGGTACGGGCAAAGCCATTGGGGGCGGAGCAAAACTTGGAGGCAAAGAGGCTTTACTTCTTGGTAGAGTTGCCTGATGTTGCGAGAAAAGAGATAGTTCCGAGGAGGGTTCGGTCGGGGATTAACATGAGTGCCAAAGACAGGCTCGAGAGCCTCAAGCTGTCTCGGAGATCGGTGTCTGATCTTTCCATCCTGAAACCCgtaagcagcagcagcagcagcttgCCCGAGGACGGAGCAATGAGGTTGAAGCTGAAGCTTCCCAAAGCAGAAGTTGAAAAGTTGATGAGAGAGAGTAACAATGATGCTGAGATTGCTGAGAAGATTAGGGAGCTTTGCATGGCCAAACAAATTCATtggaacaataataataataataataatggtggTGGAAATCAAGGATTCAAGGCACGTGAG AAGCGTGTGAGTTTCATGCCCATCAGTGAAGGAGGAAACCAAATAACAGTTGCTTCGTAg